In Flavobacterium endoglycinae, one DNA window encodes the following:
- a CDS encoding histone H1: protein MKDLIAKINAEIETFKTESESLSEKGVKAAGARARKSSLEIEKLLKEFRKVSIEESKK from the coding sequence ATGAAAGATTTAATAGCAAAAATAAACGCCGAAATCGAAACATTCAAAACCGAATCTGAGTCTTTAAGCGAAAAAGGCGTGAAGGCGGCAGGGGCCAGAGCGCGCAAATCATCTTTGGAGATTGAGAAGCTTTTAAAAGAGTTCAGAAAGGTTTCTATTGAGGAGTCGAAGAAATAA